The sequence below is a genomic window from Nitrosomonas sp..
GTGCGATAGTTTTTTTTGAATGAAGCCTGGTCGCCCAGAAAATCCGGCATGAGAAAATCATACTGTGCCCAGAGCTCACCCAGATGATTTTCCATCGGTGTGCCGGTCAGGCATAAGCGGTGCTGTGCATCGATACGGCGTGCCACACGTGCGGCCAGGGCTTTGGGGTTCTTAATCACCTGCGCTTCGTCCAGGATCAGATAATAATACGTATTGGCCAGCAGGTCTTGTTCGTCTCTGTGTAATAACGGATATGTGGTCAGAACCAGATCGTGTTGCATAATTTCATTAAACCGCTGCTTGCGGTCATTGCCTTGAAGAATCAGCACGCTTAAACCCGGTGTGAAACGGTTTGCTTCGCGCCGCCAGTTGCTCATCAAACTGGTCGGTGCGACGATCAGGCAGGGTTTGTCCATACGCCCGGATTCCTTTTCGAGCAGCAAATGTGCCAGCGTTTGGACGGTTTTTCCAAGGCCCATATCATCGGCCAGAATGCCGCCGAAACGGTATTCGCGTAGAAATTGCAGCCAGTTCAGGCCTTTTTGTTGATATTCGCGTAATTGGGCTTGCAGAGCGGTGGGTGGTGGGATGTTGCTGATGCCTTTGAAATTGCGAATCTTTTTTCCGGTTTCTATTAGTTCCTGTCCACCTTTAATACTGAATAAGCCGTAATTATGCTGTTCCAGATCAGCCAGCGCAGCGGCATTGTAGCGTGAAATCCTGGCATTGCCGTTGTCATCAAAACGTACACTGTCGAAGAGTTCGTACAGAATGTCAAGAAAGGGTTTCAACTGGTTGGCTGCGATATTGACATACTGGTGCTGCCCCAGGGGGATACTCAGCATTTCCGGCAGATTGTTGCGCTCATACTGTTCGATTACCGGCGTGATCAGCGGCATGAGCGGCAGCGATTGATTGTTGATGGTGATGTTGAAGTACATTTTGAACCAATCGTTATCGCTTTGTTCAATTTCGGCATCCCAATTTGCCGGTTGCTGGAATTGCAGCAGAAAGCTTTCGTCTGTGTCGGCTATCCATCCCTGCTGCAACAGTTCCGGCAGTTTGTCGTCGATAAAGCGCGCCCAGCGTGCGGCACTGTCCATAACGGTATTTTTGGCCGGACTGTAAAAAAACAATTCCTGTTTCTGATCTTGCGCTAATTCGAGCGGCCGAAAACCAAATTCGTGTAACGCCTGTATAGCGCTATCTTCACGCGTTTGATCCCGTTTTATTCTGAAAAGCCCATTCTTTGTTTTAATGACACTCACTGGTTTGGCGTGCAGTGCTGAAAGGGTATGGTCGCCATAATCAAAACGCAGCTTAAGTAAATGGATATAACTGTCATCAAGCTGCTGTCCCAGCAATTGTAATCGTGGTCGCGGCGACAATCCATTCAGTTCGGTCACTTGAACAGGTTTGGGGGGTGGTAGCGGAATGTCCGGATGGTCAATAACCAGGCGCTGGCTGAAATCTTCGACATATTCAATTGGCAGCGGTGGGGCGGACAAAATCCGCTGATATTGCCTATGCGTCAAATTAGCGCAATCTACAATGCCCAGGGTTGAATTTTGTTCGTCCAAATATAACGGCGGTTCGGTAGGCAATAACATTGCGTTGTTGGTTACGGCTGCATTGAGTCTATAGGCGCCATCCTTTTGTGTAACCCAGGATAATTCCAGTGTTCTGGGTTCGCCTTCGCTCAGTGGCGGAGCGAATTGATGCGAATTCCAGAACAGGCGGCCGCATTGCAATGCCTTGCTTAAAACCAGATGCCCCAAGGCGCCCATGATCAAAGCAGTATTACCGTAATTTTCTTCCAGTCCAGAAACAAGGCGGAAAAGTTCGAGGTCTTCAGGCGTTTTAAAATTATTTGTGAAATAACCGTAGCGTATATTGGACAGAGGAATGTTTCGGCCAACGGCCAATCCACCCTGTTTCTTCTCCCGTGTGCTAAACAGAGATAACAGAAATTTTCCGTCTGTGTCGCGTTTGCGGAGTATATAGGCAACAAAATCACGTGTGGTGTCCAGTTGTTTGCCGGTTTCGTTCAGACTCGATAACCAATTGATATATGCCGTTCCGGGGCTGACTTGGTGTTGAGAATTATTCTGTTGTATATTGCCCGCTTTATAAGCAAGATATGCGGCAACGACATGTTTGCAGTTATAACCGACCGGACAACTGCATCGGCCGTTAATGTTCGGATAATGCCCTCTTTTTGCGATAGCAATAGTCTGGTGATACTGTTGATCGTTACTGCCTTTAACGCGTGCGCCGAGAATTATCGTATTTGCGGTCTCCGCAGTCGCTTCGAACCAGATAACCCTGTTTTGATGAAAATAATGTTTTCCCTTCAAATAGGTTGTCTGGCCAAAAACATCTTGGATGTTCAATGCTGGAATGGTACTAAAATTTTTCAAATCTCAATTAGCGTCTTGACTGTTATTAACGTATCAAAGTCTGTGGTGTGCAAGTTAACGGAACATGGTACGGCGCGTGCCTTAAGGATTTTTTCCCGGAATGAAGGGCTTTAGACTTTACGAAAGCAGGTAGATTATACGTTGAATTAAGCATTTTTGGCTAAGAAATGGTTAGGAAGCCAATTGAACATCCCCAATGATAGGCAATTTTATGGCCAACGGATCCGGATTGACGCCGAAAGTCAGTCCCAGAAAATTCAATTCAAAGCCTTCAACATTGCTGATCACAAAACCCAATAAACCAAAAATTGAGAACTGTAGTCCGCTTCCACTGGGTGCGGTTGCAATCAGACGATAACCCAAATAGTCTTTCCCAATTGCAGTTGCAGGCAGGTTAAGCTCCAGTTCGGGAACCGAGCGTGAAATCCAGGCCGTAAAGGTATTGGAGTTTGGGCCTGGCCACAGGGTGTAATGTTTGGTATAGGGATAACGCTCAACGGCTTGATCTATGCGCTCAATCAATTCATCGACGCCTTCGCCGCGTTTGTCGGCGAGAATTTCGGGCATGTTGCCAAACCAGCGGCGGTCCGGGATCTGATCATAAATTGCCAGTACGGGTAATTGCCTGCGCTGACGCCAGCCAAGCACTTCGTAAATGGTATAGGATTGTGCATTGGTTGGTTTCACCGCAATCCAGGTGTGGATTCCAAAATAACCGCGCCAGCTGTAAGCGCGTGCACCGTATATCTGTACAACTGCTTCAGGCGTTACTGCCGGATCGGGTGCGATACCCACAGAAGCGCGGCTTGCCGTGCGCCAGTTTCCCTCTGTGCTGGAAGGAAGAATGATAAAAAAAGCAAAGCTGGCTAAAATGAAAACGGGGAGCAAACGTTGGGAGAATAAAAATTGCATTGAATTTGGAGTAGACTTTATGCAAAAGAGTTCGGTTACAGATAAATTACAGGCGCTCCGTTATGTTTTCTTCAAGTTTGGCAGTCAATACAATTGAAACAGCGAACAGATCCTGTGCGAGATAATGCTGCGCTACATTTTATATGAAAACGACAGTTGATAGGGCCAACAGTGATAGTGGAAAATCACTACCCGCGTTATTCATACTCCGATAATGCAATGACTGCATGCCTGTGAACGACATGCGCCTGGTACGGGTGTGTTGTTTTGGTGTACTGTGCCTGAATTTTTTTCACGTAGTTTTTCGTTTCTGAATAAGGTGGAATACCTTGATGTCTTTCGACTGCACCTTCCCCGGCATTATACGCCGCAACAGCAAGTGCTACATCGCCTTTGAAAAAAGCAAGCAGCCAACGCAGATAAGCCATCCCGCCCTTTATGTTCTCTTTTGCATCAAAAGTATTTTTCACCTGAAAACGCTCAGCGGTTTCCGGGATGAGTTGCATCAATCCCTGCGCGTTTTTGTGAGAGACTGCATTTGCATTAAATGCTGATTCAACGGTTATGATTGCCATGACCAGATTTGGATCCAGATGATACTGAGGTGCGAGTTCCTGAACGAGATCGAAATAGGGCTTGTCAGAATAGTCTGTTGTTGCACCGTTTCCAGCGAATGACTTTAGGCATTCCAGCGGTACCGGTTCAGAGGAAGCGCCCAGGTATCGGATCATGTTGTTGGCATGAGCATGTCCTTGTTCAGCCGCCATATTGAAAAGCTGTGCGGCTATATTGTCGTTTCTTGGAACACCCCGCCCATTTGCATACATCCAACCCAGTGCAAACTGGGCTTCATCATAACCCATGGCGACAGCTTCGCAATACAACTCTACTGCACGGCTGTAGTTTCTTGGAATACCCTCGGCATGTTCATGCTGTTTTGCCATTGCAACAAGTATTCTGGCCTGATCTTTCCAGTCCTCGGATTGCTGGTTTTCAAATTCTTGTGAAAAACGACTTGCATTTACAGTGCTCCATACTATGAAGCCGAGGATCAATAGAGTAAAACGAATCAATCTATTTAAGTTCATGTTTTTTTCAGTGCTTTTTGTTGCAGTAGAATTAAATTGAAATTTTTAAAGTCAATATTTGTTCGCAAATTCTTGCTCGTGGCCTGTATCTGGTCATTTGCGCATCGGTCTAGTGTAATTTTATACAAGCAATATTCGTTCCAGGATAAAAAAACACTTTTTTTACAAAGGTCTATGGTTTATGTAAAAAAAAGAAAACGTGTGAGTGTAAAAAATATCGACAAATATTTTGATAGCTTTATGAGGTTTTATCGTATCTGCAAGCAGAGTTGCACATAATTCGTGACAGTACTTTTCCATGCGCTCACTGATATAAACGTTCTCGTTTAATTATAACAAGGGCGCTGGCGAAATATCTGTATTTGTTGTCTAGTAGTATGGTAAGTAACTAATTTAGTTGATTCTCTGGCCGGTGTGGTTGTGATTGGAAATGAGGGCAAAAGGATTGTGTTTTTCAGCTTGACGGTAGGTGGGTTTAGTCAAATAATTTGCTAAATTCTTTTAAAGGTGCTCATGATGACGTGCTGGCAAAGTTGTTATTTTAGATATTCCATGCTGGCTTTTGTTGGCATGAGTTGCCCTGCTTTTGCCTTGGGTGGTGTGGACTTTCTTCCTGAAGAGTATCAACAAAAAATTGATACGGCAGTAATACGCAATGCAGTTGACAGACCAGCGCTCTTGTCTACGATCGCATGGATAAAGCAATTAGCGCTTAGCACACGGTCATCAACAGTGCTCGCAGAGCTTGCGCGTCTTAAATTTGCGAATGCTGAGGTTGAGACTGAAAAAAGCACGCGTATTGAACTATACAAGGAATGTATTGTTACTGCCGACATGGCGCTTGCAATTAATAAAGATGAAGTCCGTGCGCTATACTGGAAAGCGGTTGCTATGGGGAAATCGAGTGAAGAAAGCGGTATTGTCAATGCCTTAAGAATGACGCGTCCAATGGAGCAGTTGTTTTTGCGTGTTATTGAACTTGATGAGCACTACGATAATGCAGGCGCACACAAGGCGCTTGGCAGAATGTATTATAAATTGCCCGGTTTTCCGATCAGTTTCGGCAATAAAGAAAAGGCTTTGTTCCATCTCAAAAGAGCGCATACCTTATTTCCAAATGACATTATTACACGTGCCTTTTATGCTGAAGTGCTCCTGGATATGGGAAGAGTGCAAGAAGCGCGTAAACATGCGGAGTTTATTCTCGGTTTTCCGGTAGAAGTGGAAAACAGTCTCAGATACAGTAGATTTATAGAAATTGCCCGGGGTGTTGCCAGAAAAACGAAGACATAAAAACGATGGAGATTTTGAACAACCACTGCTTACGTTTCACTGTTGAACCTAGAATCCTCAGTTGAACGTACTCGAGTGTTTGGTTTTTAGATCGGCTGGCAAGGCGTGAAGAGGCGCATGGTCACGCCATGCAACGATGAGAAACGCTGCTAGACGATCTGAAAACCATATAATCGGGCACGTAGCGATTTCACCTATCTGGTGAGTAAAGCTAACAGTATAAAGCCAATATACACGGGGCATTTAAAGTATTGAATAGCGATCAACCGAGTTGAAAATTGCCTAATATAAAAGGAGAACAGGGTCTACGTTTTTTGATCTTCGACAAACTCATGCGATAAGTTGTATGATGGCATTCGTTTATCAGAGTAAATTTGAGTAGCCGGTCAATATCGGCGTGCTAATTCTTTGTTGAACCGGATAGCCTGGGTACGAACGGCATCTGTCACAATTTGGTGAAGGCTATTTTTTGGAACTAGAGTTATGGGTCACGAAATACCGTCCAATCATTTTAATCTTGAAGACCTGAAGCTGTTTAATGAGCGGTTGCAGCAGGAAACCGAGATAATTAATCAATGGTTTACAGAGAAGCGGTTTACCTGTGAGCAGCGGATGTTCGGTTACGAACTTGAGGCTTGGTTGGTTGACGCAGATTATCGGCCATCACCCGTAAATGAACAGTTTCTGAAAATGCTCAATCACCCTTTGGTTGTTCCTGAGCTGGCCAGTTTTAACATCGAATTAAACAGTTTGCCACAACTTCTGAGCGGACATGTTTTTAGTGACATGCAGCAGAATCTGAACCAGATATACAACCTGTGCCGTCAGCAAGCACAGTTGCTAGACTCGGATATGGTGGCTATCGGTATTTTGCCGACAGTTCAAAAAGCGGACCTTTCGCTTAAGAATATGTCAAATTCACCGCGGTATAGGGCATTGAATGAACAGGTGTTGCGGCTAAGGCAAGGCCGACCTTTGCAAATTAATATCAAAGGCGGCGAGCATCTGCGAACACAACATGATGATGTCATGCTTGAAGCGGCTGCAACTTCATTTCAGTTGCATTTGCAGGTCCCGATGAGTTTGTCGACGCGT
It includes:
- a CDS encoding DEAD/DEAH box helicase gives rise to the protein MKNFSTIPALNIQDVFGQTTYLKGKHYFHQNRVIWFEATAETANTIILGARVKGSNDQQYHQTIAIAKRGHYPNINGRCSCPVGYNCKHVVAAYLAYKAGNIQQNNSQHQVSPGTAYINWLSSLNETGKQLDTTRDFVAYILRKRDTDGKFLLSLFSTREKKQGGLAVGRNIPLSNIRYGYFTNNFKTPEDLELFRLVSGLEENYGNTALIMGALGHLVLSKALQCGRLFWNSHQFAPPLSEGEPRTLELSWVTQKDGAYRLNAAVTNNAMLLPTEPPLYLDEQNSTLGIVDCANLTHRQYQRILSAPPLPIEYVEDFSQRLVIDHPDIPLPPPKPVQVTELNGLSPRPRLQLLGQQLDDSYIHLLKLRFDYGDHTLSALHAKPVSVIKTKNGLFRIKRDQTREDSAIQALHEFGFRPLELAQDQKQELFFYSPAKNTVMDSAARWARFIDDKLPELLQQGWIADTDESFLLQFQQPANWDAEIEQSDNDWFKMYFNITINNQSLPLMPLITPVIEQYERNNLPEMLSIPLGQHQYVNIAANQLKPFLDILYELFDSVRFDDNGNARISRYNAAALADLEQHNYGLFSIKGGQELIETGKKIRNFKGISNIPPPTALQAQLREYQQKGLNWLQFLREYRFGGILADDMGLGKTVQTLAHLLLEKESGRMDKPCLIVAPTSLMSNWRREANRFTPGLSVLILQGNDRKQRFNEIMQHDLVLTTYPLLHRDEQDLLANTYYYLILDEAQVIKNPKALAARVARRIDAQHRLCLTGTPMENHLGELWAQYDFLMPDFLGDQASFKKNYRTPIEMYGNTEKKERLSRRLEPFMLRRTKRDVADELPEKTEIIRSVPLYEKQAALYESIRVSMEKRVRDAIAEKGLSRSHITILDALLKLRQTCCDPRTLNLKEAQKLKQSAKLNLLMEMLPELLEEGRRILVFSQFTRMLGLIETELKARSIDYSKLTGQTRQRDEAIALFKDGHVDVFLISLKAGGVGLNLTEADTVIIYDPWWNPAVENQAADRAHRIGQDKKVFVYKLITEDTVEEKILALQERKRILAESVYQGGKKEQALQLTAEDLSDLFQPLAN
- a CDS encoding transglycosylase SLT domain-containing protein → MNLNRLIRFTLLILGFIVWSTVNASRFSQEFENQQSEDWKDQARILVAMAKQHEHAEGIPRNYSRAVELYCEAVAMGYDEAQFALGWMYANGRGVPRNDNIAAQLFNMAAEQGHAHANNMIRYLGASSEPVPLECLKSFAGNGATTDYSDKPYFDLVQELAPQYHLDPNLVMAIITVESAFNANAVSHKNAQGLMQLIPETAERFQVKNTFDAKENIKGGMAYLRWLLAFFKGDVALAVAAYNAGEGAVERHQGIPPYSETKNYVKKIQAQYTKTTHPYQAHVVHRHAVIALSEYE
- a CDS encoding DUF3750 domain-containing protein translates to MQFLFSQRLLPVFILASFAFFIILPSSTEGNWRTASRASVGIAPDPAVTPEAVVQIYGARAYSWRGYFGIHTWIAVKPTNAQSYTIYEVLGWRQRRQLPVLAIYDQIPDRRWFGNMPEILADKRGEGVDELIERIDQAVERYPYTKHYTLWPGPNSNTFTAWISRSVPELELNLPATAIGKDYLGYRLIATAPSGSGLQFSIFGLLGFVISNVEGFELNFLGLTFGVNPDPLAIKLPIIGDVQLAS
- a CDS encoding TRAP transporter TatT component family protein; the encoded protein is MLAFVGMSCPAFALGGVDFLPEEYQQKIDTAVIRNAVDRPALLSTIAWIKQLALSTRSSTVLAELARLKFANAEVETEKSTRIELYKECIVTADMALAINKDEVRALYWKAVAMGKSSEESGIVNALRMTRPMEQLFLRVIELDEHYDNAGAHKALGRMYYKLPGFPISFGNKEKALFHLKRAHTLFPNDIITRAFYAEVLLDMGRVQEARKHAEFILGFPVEVENSLRYSRFIEIARGVARKTKT